One region of Olleya sp. Hel_I_94 genomic DNA includes:
- a CDS encoding HupE/UreJ family protein, translating to MFQEFWINVQYGINHVLDINAYDHVLFLIVLAVPYLFKDWKRVLWLVTMFTVGHTISLILASYGKVKIDGDLIEFLIPVTILIVAVYNVFTAGKIAKSQKIGLLFVSTLFFGLVHGFGFAREFRMSLDQGDSKLLRLVEFALGIEIAQIIIVFVVLFLSYIFQTVFRFSKRDWVMVISAIVVGLVIPMLLNSPFLG from the coding sequence ATGTTCCAAGAATTTTGGATAAATGTACAGTATGGTATTAACCATGTATTAGATATCAACGCTTATGACCATGTTTTATTTTTAATTGTTTTGGCAGTGCCATATCTTTTTAAAGATTGGAAACGCGTATTGTGGCTAGTTACAATGTTTACTGTTGGTCACACTATCTCTTTGATTTTGGCTAGTTACGGAAAAGTAAAAATAGATGGTGATTTAATTGAGTTTTTGATTCCTGTTACTATATTAATTGTAGCTGTTTACAATGTCTTTACAGCAGGTAAGATTGCTAAAAGCCAAAAAATTGGACTTTTGTTTGTGTCTACCTTGTTTTTTGGTTTAGTACATGGTTTTGGTTTTGCTAGAGAGTTTAGGATGAGTTTAGATCAAGGCGATAGTAAGTTATTGCGACTTGTAGAGTTTGCATTAGGTATAGAGATTGCTCAAATTATAATTGTTTTTGTAGTCTTGTTTTTAAGTTACATTTTTCAAACTGTATTTAGATTTTCTAAGCGTGATTGGGTTATGGTAATCTCTGCAATTGTTGTTGGATTAGTAATTCCTATGTTGTTAAACAGTCCGTTTTTAGGTTAA
- a CDS encoding deoxycytidylate deaminase → MSDLKQLKYDKAYLRIATEWGKLSYCKRKQVGAVIVKDRMIISDGYNGTPSGFENFCEDEEGYTKWYVLHAEANAILKVASSTQSCKGATLYITMSPCKDCSKLIHQAGIIRVVYNQGYKDNSGLKFLEKAGIDIQLIEQLED, encoded by the coding sequence ATGTCAGACTTAAAACAACTCAAATACGATAAAGCTTATCTAAGAATAGCTACAGAATGGGGTAAGCTATCCTATTGCAAGCGTAAACAAGTAGGAGCTGTTATAGTTAAAGATAGAATGATTATTTCAGATGGTTATAATGGTACACCAAGTGGGTTTGAAAATTTTTGCGAGGACGAAGAGGGTTACACAAAGTGGTATGTTTTACATGCAGAAGCTAATGCAATTTTAAAAGTAGCGTCTTCTACACAATCTTGTAAAGGTGCAACATTGTACATTACAATGTCACCATGTAAAGATTGTAGTAAGCTAATACATCAAGCTGGCATAATACGTGTAGTATATAATCAAGGATACAAAGATAATTCAGGCTTAAAATTTTTAGAAAAAGCTGGAATAGATATCCAATTAATCGAACAATTAGAAGACTAA
- a CDS encoding S41 family peptidase, translating into MSKSKIYFPLVIGVAIAAGIFIGGKLNFGDSSDRLFTSNSKKDKLNRLIDYIDYEYVEDVNTDSIVDVTVNGILGNLDPHSVYIPKENMQKVAENMKGNFVGIGINFYTFKDTITVIKTIENGPSARVGIVGGDRIISANGESLLGGGYDNDTLIDKLKGERYTQLLLEVFRKGEPKLLTFNVTRDEVSIKSVDAAYMLTDKLGYIKINRFAESTFTEFKKALLNLKKQGATSLALDLRGNPGGFLEVAVNIVDEFLEDDKLIVYTKNKKGKEDRSYATKRGDFEKGQVYVMIDESSASASEIIAGALQDNDKGTIVGRRSYGKGLVQREMKLGDGSAVRLTVSKYYTPTGRSIQRSYDNGNRDYYDDYSDRLNSGELLDESKIEVADSLKYTTPQGNIVYGGGGIIPDVFVPYDTKMLNETLTFLEKRGLLNNFIFEELEKERDVYKNMSRQDFFNNFKITDEVVKSFEDFLKIKTRSNIVFVAYKEEVKHYLKATLAEQLYGFGAYFKILNKHDIMIDKVIDLSNSAN; encoded by the coding sequence ATGTCCAAATCCAAAATATATTTTCCTTTAGTTATAGGTGTTGCAATTGCAGCAGGAATCTTTATTGGTGGGAAATTAAATTTTGGTGATTCATCAGACAGGTTGTTTACATCTAATAGTAAAAAGGATAAACTTAATAGGTTAATAGATTATATTGATTATGAGTATGTTGAAGATGTAAATACCGATAGTATTGTAGACGTTACCGTTAATGGAATTTTGGGGAATCTAGATCCTCATTCAGTTTATATTCCAAAAGAAAATATGCAAAAAGTTGCCGAAAACATGAAAGGTAACTTTGTAGGTATTGGTATTAATTTTTACACATTTAAAGATACCATAACGGTTATCAAAACTATTGAAAATGGTCCAAGCGCAAGAGTAGGTATTGTTGGAGGAGATAGGATTATATCTGCAAATGGCGAGTCGCTTTTAGGTGGTGGCTATGATAATGATACCTTGATTGATAAATTAAAAGGTGAACGCTACACACAGTTGCTTTTAGAGGTTTTTAGAAAAGGAGAGCCTAAGCTGTTAACTTTTAATGTGACTAGAGATGAGGTGTCAATTAAAAGCGTAGATGCAGCATATATGCTAACAGATAAGTTAGGTTACATTAAAATTAACCGATTTGCAGAAAGTACTTTTACAGAATTTAAAAAAGCATTACTAAATTTAAAGAAGCAAGGAGCGACCAGTTTAGCTTTAGATTTAAGAGGTAATCCAGGTGGTTTTTTAGAAGTAGCTGTAAATATTGTTGACGAGTTTTTGGAAGATGATAAGTTAATAGTTTACACTAAAAATAAAAAAGGAAAAGAAGATAGGAGCTATGCTACCAAACGTGGTGACTTTGAAAAAGGACAGGTGTATGTAATGATAGATGAAAGCTCTGCTTCTGCCTCAGAGATTATTGCAGGTGCTTTGCAAGATAATGATAAAGGGACTATTGTAGGTAGACGTTCTTATGGTAAAGGATTGGTGCAACGCGAAATGAAATTAGGAGACGGAAGTGCAGTAAGATTAACAGTGTCTAAATATTATACACCAACTGGTCGATCTATACAACGATCTTACGACAATGGTAACCGAGATTATTATGACGATTATTCTGATCGCCTAAACAGTGGAGAGCTTTTAGACGAAAGTAAAATTGAAGTAGCAGACTCCTTGAAGTATACAACACCTCAGGGAAATATCGTTTATGGTGGAGGTGGAATAATACCTGATGTTTTTGTTCCGTATGACACTAAAATGCTAAACGAAACCTTGACTTTTTTAGAAAAAAGAGGATTGTTAAATAATTTTATTTTTGAAGAGCTAGAAAAAGAACGTGACGTTTATAAAAACATGTCTAGGCAAGACTTTTTTAATAACTTTAAAATTACGGACGAAGTTGTAAAATCTTTCGAAGATTTTTTAAAAATCAAAACACGCTCTAACATCGTATTTGTAGCTTATAAGGAAGAGGTTAAACATTATTTAAAAGCTACTCTAGCAGAACAGTTATATGGTTTTGGTGCTTACTTTAAAATATTAAACAAGCATGATATAATGATTGATAAAGTTATTGACTTATCTAATAGTGCAAATTAA
- a CDS encoding FAD-dependent oxidoreductase — protein sequence MDFDTIIIGAGAAGLSCALILGSGLKKPFAEGKKVALITHQKNSHLQNALFNNVLGLKPGTLGKDLLEEGILQLSQLYPEVIQIDKEKAEQVIETESGYSIVTNKKTYTTKRVVIAVGYTNLLTISGLENYVKPHPKAAIEKDRIWLENIDHLIKHNLYVAGTLAGWRSQFAIASGSGAHVGTDILTLWNNGKHTKVHDKI from the coding sequence ATGGATTTTGATACGATAATAATTGGTGCTGGAGCTGCAGGATTATCTTGCGCATTAATTTTAGGTTCTGGACTTAAAAAACCTTTTGCTGAAGGAAAAAAAGTTGCATTAATTACGCATCAAAAAAATTCGCATTTACAAAATGCATTGTTTAATAATGTTTTAGGACTAAAACCAGGCACTTTAGGAAAGGACTTACTTGAAGAAGGTATATTACAATTATCGCAATTATATCCTGAAGTTATACAAATTGACAAGGAAAAAGCAGAGCAAGTTATTGAAACAGAATCTGGCTATAGCATTGTTACAAACAAAAAGACTTACACAACAAAACGTGTTGTTATTGCTGTTGGCTACACTAATTTATTAACCATATCTGGATTAGAAAACTACGTTAAACCACATCCAAAAGCTGCGATTGAAAAAGATAGGATTTGGCTAGAAAACATAGACCATCTAATAAAACACAACCTTTATGTTGCTGGAACTTTAGCTGGTTGGAGAAGTCAGTTTGCTATTGCTTCCGGAAGTGGAGCACATGTAGGAACCGATATTTTAACTTTATGGAATAATGGCAAACACACTAAGGTGCACGATAAAATTTAA
- a CDS encoding MarC family protein yields MPINFKEIFTVFMVLFAVIDIVGNIPIIIDLRKKVGHIQSEKASIIAGIILISFLFLGKSILNLIGINVSSFAVAGSFILFFIALEMILGITLYKEEDTNPLTASVFPLAFPLIAGPGSLTTLLSLRAEYDIKNIIIAVILNVIVIYIVLKTSKRIERLIGQNGISIIRKVFGVILLAIAVKLFTDNIKVLLT; encoded by the coding sequence ATGCCAATAAATTTTAAAGAAATATTTACTGTATTTATGGTGCTTTTTGCTGTAATTGATATTGTAGGTAACATTCCAATAATTATTGATTTGCGTAAAAAAGTTGGTCATATACAAAGTGAAAAAGCATCAATTATAGCTGGAATTATATTAATCTCATTTTTATTTTTAGGAAAAAGCATATTAAATCTTATTGGTATTAATGTCAGCTCATTTGCTGTAGCAGGATCATTTATATTATTTTTTATTGCTTTAGAAATGATTTTAGGAATAACCCTATACAAAGAAGAAGACACTAACCCTTTAACTGCGTCTGTATTTCCGTTAGCTTTCCCACTAATTGCCGGACCAGGTAGTTTAACTACATTACTATCTTTACGTGCTGAGTATGATATTAAAAACATAATAATAGCTGTAATTTTAAACGTGATTGTAATTTACATTGTTTTAAAAACATCTAAACGCATTGAGCGACTTATTGGTCAAAACGGAATTAGCATTATTAGAAAAGTTTTTGGAGTCATCTTATTAGCAATTGCTGTCAAACTGTTTACCGACAATATCAAAGTACTTTTAACCTAA
- a CDS encoding DUF3109 family protein — MFQLGKTIVSEAIIEKDFMCNLSACKGACCIDGDAGAPLSKDEAQILKDIYPKVKPYLRKEGIAAIEAQGTSIVTDFGDIETPLINGADCAYVIFDKKKTALCGIEEAYNQGDVDWKKPVSCHLYPIRVKDYTEFSAVNYDKWDICDDACTLGKELQVPVYKFVKEALIRKFGEDWYTELEKVAEKMSK, encoded by the coding sequence ATGTTTCAATTAGGTAAAACTATAGTGTCTGAGGCTATAATAGAAAAGGATTTTATGTGTAATCTTTCTGCATGTAAAGGCGCATGTTGTATTGATGGAGATGCTGGTGCACCTTTGTCTAAAGATGAAGCTCAAATATTAAAAGACATTTACCCAAAAGTAAAACCCTATTTACGTAAAGAAGGTATTGCTGCAATTGAAGCTCAGGGAACGTCTATTGTTACCGATTTTGGAGATATAGAAACCCCTTTAATTAATGGTGCAGATTGTGCTTATGTTATTTTTGATAAGAAAAAAACTGCGCTTTGTGGTATTGAGGAAGCCTATAATCAAGGCGATGTAGATTGGAAAAAACCAGTCTCTTGTCATTTGTATCCAATAAGAGTTAAGGATTATACCGAGTTTTCTGCTGTTAACTATGATAAATGGGATATTTGTGATGATGCTTGTACCTTAGGTAAAGAATTACAAGTACCAGTTTATAAATTTGTTAAAGAAGCACTTATTAGAAAATTTGGAGAAGATTGGTATACAGAACTTGAAAAAGTTGCCGAAAAAATGTCTAAATAA
- a CDS encoding ribonucleotide-diphosphate reductase subunit beta codes for MSQEVEPILAENKDRFVIFPIQHHDLWEWYKKSMASIWTAEEIDLHQDISDWKEKLNDDERYFIKHVLAFFAASDGIVNENLAENFVNEVQYSEAKFFYGFQIMMENIHSETYSLLIDTYVKDETEKNGLFNAIETFPAIKKKADWALKWIESPSFAERLIAFAAVEGIFFSGSFCAIFWLKKRGIMPGLTFSNELISRDEGMHCDFAVHLHENHLVNKVPKERIKEIIVDALNIEREFITESLPVSLIGMNANLMTQYLEFVTDSLLDDLGCDKVYNTANPFDFMEMISLQGKTNFFEKRVGDYQKAGVMNKEVDEDKYNMDFDF; via the coding sequence ATGTCGCAAGAAGTAGAGCCAATTTTAGCAGAAAATAAAGATAGATTCGTAATTTTTCCTATTCAACACCATGATTTATGGGAGTGGTATAAAAAATCTATGGCTAGTATTTGGACAGCAGAAGAGATTGATTTACACCAAGACATTTCAGATTGGAAAGAAAAATTAAATGACGATGAGCGTTACTTTATCAAACATGTTTTAGCATTTTTTGCAGCTAGCGATGGTATTGTTAACGAAAATTTAGCTGAAAACTTTGTAAACGAAGTACAGTATAGTGAGGCAAAATTCTTTTATGGTTTCCAAATTATGATGGAAAACATACATAGTGAAACGTATTCATTATTAATTGATACTTATGTTAAAGATGAAACTGAAAAAAATGGCTTATTTAATGCTATTGAAACGTTTCCGGCTATTAAGAAAAAAGCAGATTGGGCACTAAAATGGATAGAATCTCCTAGCTTTGCAGAACGTTTAATTGCGTTTGCAGCAGTAGAAGGGATTTTCTTCTCAGGTTCATTTTGTGCTATATTTTGGTTGAAAAAACGTGGTATAATGCCAGGTTTAACGTTTTCTAACGAGTTGATTTCTCGTGACGAAGGAATGCACTGTGATTTTGCAGTACACCTTCATGAAAACCACTTAGTCAATAAAGTGCCAAAAGAACGTATTAAAGAAATTATAGTAGATGCCTTAAACATTGAAAGAGAATTTATAACAGAATCTCTACCAGTAAGTTTAATTGGTATGAATGCTAATTTAATGACTCAGTATCTTGAGTTTGTAACCGATAGTTTATTAGATGACTTAGGTTGCGATAAGGTATATAATACCGCTAATCCATTTGACTTTATGGAAATGATATCACTACAAGGAAAAACTAACTTTTTTGAAAAAAGAGTTGGTGATTACCAAAAGGCTGGTGTTATGAACAAAGAAGTTGATGAGGATAAATACAATATGGATTTCGACTTTTAA
- a CDS encoding ribonucleoside-diphosphate reductase subunit alpha, translating to MYVIKRDGRKEQIMFDKITARVRKLCYGLNELVDPLKVAMRVIEGLYDGVTTSELDNLAAEVSATMTTSHPDYARLAARISVSNLHKNTKKTFSEVMHDLYMYVNPRTGKEAPLLSDEVYNVIMENKDRLDSTIIYNRDFSYDYFGFKTLERSYLLKLNGKIAERPQHMLMRVSIGIHLNDLEAAIETYELMSKKYFTHATPTLFNSGTPKPQMSSCFLLAMQDDSIDGIYDTLKQTAKISQSAGGIGLSIHNVRATGSYIAGTNGTSNGIVPMLKVFNDTARYVDQGGGKRKGSFAMYIEPWHADIFSFLDLKKNTGAEELRARDLFYAMWMPDLFMARVQDNAEWTLMCPNECPGLSDVHSEEFEALYTKYEAEGKGRKSIKARELWEKILESQIETGTPYMLYKDAANRKSNQKNLGTIKSSNLCTEIMEYTSKDEVAVCNLASIALPMFIKNGEFDHKELFRITKRVTKNLNKVIDRNYYPVKEAENSNFRHRPVGLGVQGLADAFIKLRMPFTSDAAKALNQDIFETLYYAALTASMEEAKVDGPYQTYEGSPISQGQFQHNLWNIQEDTLSGRWDWDKLRSDVKKHGVRNSLLVAPMPTASTSQILGNNECFEPYTSNIYTRRVLSGEFIVVNKHLLEDLVDLGLWDDNLKNEIMRANGSVQNVDIIPQDIKDLYKTVWELSMKDIIDMSRQRGYFIDQSQSLNLFLEGATMAKLTSMHFYAWKSGLKTGMYYLRSKSAVDAKKMTVTKIKKAEPVEVKATVEVAENDGVAQKQQKAANTAAKFANTSSAEAEPMTPEEMKALIAQAKDAEGDDCLMCGS from the coding sequence ATGTATGTAATTAAAAGAGACGGAAGAAAAGAGCAAATAATGTTCGATAAAATAACTGCCAGAGTGCGTAAATTGTGCTATGGTTTAAACGAACTTGTAGATCCATTAAAAGTTGCTATGCGTGTAATTGAAGGATTATATGACGGAGTTACTACTAGTGAACTAGATAATCTAGCTGCAGAGGTATCTGCAACAATGACAACATCTCATCCAGATTATGCACGTTTAGCTGCTCGTATATCAGTATCTAACTTACACAAAAACACTAAAAAAACATTTAGTGAAGTCATGCATGATTTATACATGTACGTAAACCCAAGAACAGGTAAAGAAGCTCCTTTATTGTCAGATGAGGTGTATAACGTGATCATGGAGAATAAAGATAGATTAGACTCGACTATTATATATAATCGTGATTTTAGTTATGATTATTTTGGGTTTAAAACTTTAGAGCGTTCATATTTATTAAAACTAAATGGGAAAATTGCCGAAAGACCACAGCATATGTTAATGCGTGTTTCTATAGGTATCCATTTAAACGATTTAGAAGCAGCTATCGAAACATACGAGCTGATGTCTAAAAAATACTTTACACACGCCACACCAACACTTTTTAATTCTGGTACGCCAAAACCACAAATGTCTTCATGCTTTTTATTAGCAATGCAAGACGATAGTATAGATGGTATTTACGACACATTAAAACAAACCGCTAAAATATCACAATCTGCAGGAGGTATAGGATTGTCAATCCATAATGTACGTGCTACAGGTAGCTATATTGCAGGTACAAATGGTACTAGTAATGGTATTGTACCAATGCTAAAGGTATTTAATGACACTGCGCGTTATGTGGATCAAGGTGGAGGAAAACGTAAAGGTAGTTTTGCAATGTATATAGAGCCTTGGCATGCAGACATCTTTAGTTTTTTAGATTTAAAGAAAAATACAGGAGCGGAAGAGTTACGTGCGCGTGATTTATTTTATGCCATGTGGATGCCAGATTTATTTATGGCACGTGTCCAAGATAATGCAGAGTGGACATTAATGTGTCCAAACGAATGTCCTGGATTATCTGATGTACATAGCGAAGAGTTTGAAGCACTATATACTAAGTATGAAGCAGAAGGTAAAGGACGTAAGTCTATAAAAGCACGTGAGCTTTGGGAGAAAATTTTAGAATCTCAAATCGAAACAGGTACTCCTTATATGTTGTATAAAGATGCAGCAAACCGTAAGTCAAACCAGAAAAATTTAGGGACTATTAAGTCATCTAACTTATGTACAGAGATTATGGAGTATACTTCTAAGGATGAAGTTGCTGTATGTAATCTAGCGTCAATAGCGTTACCAATGTTTATTAAAAACGGAGAGTTTGACCATAAAGAGTTATTCCGTATTACTAAGCGTGTTACTAAAAACTTAAATAAAGTAATTGATCGAAATTACTACCCTGTTAAAGAAGCAGAAAATTCAAACTTCCGTCATAGACCAGTTGGTTTAGGTGTGCAAGGATTGGCAGATGCGTTTATTAAATTGCGTATGCCTTTTACTAGTGATGCAGCAAAAGCATTAAACCAAGATATTTTTGAAACCCTTTACTATGCTGCTTTAACAGCAAGTATGGAAGAAGCAAAAGTAGATGGACCATACCAAACCTATGAAGGATCACCAATTAGTCAAGGACAATTCCAACACAATTTATGGAATATCCAAGAGGACACTTTGAGTGGACGTTGGGATTGGGATAAATTAAGAAGCGATGTTAAAAAACATGGTGTGCGTAACTCATTATTAGTAGCACCAATGCCAACAGCATCTACAAGTCAAATATTAGGTAATAACGAATGTTTTGAACCTTACACCTCTAATATTTACACACGTCGTGTATTATCAGGAGAGTTTATTGTAGTAAACAAGCATTTACTAGAAGATTTAGTAGACTTAGGATTATGGGATGATAATCTTAAAAACGAAATCATGAGAGCTAACGGTTCTGTTCAAAATGTAGATATTATTCCTCAGGACATAAAGGATTTATATAAAACCGTATGGGAGTTAAGCATGAAAGACATTATTGATATGTCTAGACAACGTGGTTATTTTATTGATCAATCACAATCGCTTAACTTGTTTTTAGAAGGTGCAACTATGGCTAAACTAACATCTATGCATTTTTACGCATGGAAAAGCGGTTTAAAAACAGGAATGTACTACTTAAGATCTAAGAGTGCAGTAGATGCTAAAAAAATGACGGTTACAAAAATAAAGAAGGCAGAACCGGTAGAAGTAAAAGCTACGGTTGAGGTTGCAGAAAATGATGGTGTAGCTCAAAAACAACAAAAAGCAGCTAATACAGCAGCTAAGTTTGCAAATACATCTAGTGCAGAAGCAGAACCAATGACACCAGAAGAAATGAAAGCTTTAATCGCTCAAGCTAAAGATGCTGAAGGTGATGATTGCTTAATGTGTGGTTCTTAA
- a CDS encoding zinc ribbon domain-containing protein: MEIPQSIILQSECKHCETPAKEEASFCSECGYPIKGSDQDIAKFYAKRVMDKRKTDNAYEKIKSARKTLFIIAGIITVFGFFIYYKTEDIVPLSINLVVSIVYVILGFWSKQRPLIALILGLLLYLTLIIITAIADPLTLVAGIIWKILIIGYLAKGIYSASSINKAA, from the coding sequence ATGGAAATACCGCAAAGTATAATATTACAATCAGAATGTAAACATTGTGAAACGCCAGCAAAGGAAGAAGCCTCTTTTTGTTCTGAATGTGGATATCCAATAAAGGGTAGCGATCAGGACATTGCTAAGTTTTATGCTAAACGCGTAATGGATAAGCGTAAAACGGACAATGCTTACGAGAAAATAAAATCGGCCAGAAAAACCTTATTCATAATTGCAGGTATTATTACTGTGTTTGGTTTTTTTATCTATTATAAAACTGAAGATATAGTACCTTTAAGCATTAACTTGGTAGTTAGTATTGTTTACGTCATTTTGGGTTTTTGGTCTAAACAAAGACCTTTAATAGCCTTGATTTTAGGATTATTGTTATATCTAACTTTAATAATTATTACAGCTATTGCAGATCCTTTAACATTAGTAGCAGGAATAATCTGGAAAATATTAATCATTGGATATCTAGCCAAAGGGATTTACTCTGCATCCTCAATTAATAAAGCTGCGTAA
- a CDS encoding CPBP family intramembrane glutamic endopeptidase yields the protein MSIFCKNCNYIFETEVKFCSQCGQSVVKNVSTNKLKKVSTIIGFYIAMLVYMLLVYYIDITFPNNLEAEIITVLGFACIVIGFASFDLQPVLQLYNYKDLKLKHLAFAIVTPILTSTFVYFFIGFINSFVADGASVNYFQEYLYLDYPLLWATLFIALMPSVIEELAFRGVLFNALKEVTSTRLTIIATAFLFAVIHFSIFSFLWIFPFGLLLGFLRSRYNTLWLGMIIHFIHNFIILMIDYYNFYNF from the coding sequence ATGTCTATTTTCTGTAAAAATTGTAATTATATTTTTGAAACAGAAGTTAAATTTTGTTCGCAATGCGGACAGTCTGTTGTAAAAAATGTGTCTACCAATAAGCTTAAAAAGGTGTCTACCATTATTGGTTTTTATATAGCAATGTTGGTTTATATGTTGTTAGTTTATTACATAGATATCACGTTTCCTAATAATTTAGAGGCCGAAATTATTACAGTCCTAGGCTTTGCGTGCATTGTGATTGGTTTTGCGTCGTTTGATTTACAACCCGTTTTACAATTATACAACTACAAAGATTTAAAACTTAAGCATCTTGCTTTTGCGATTGTTACACCAATATTAACAAGCACTTTTGTTTACTTTTTTATTGGTTTTATTAATAGTTTTGTTGCGGATGGTGCATCTGTAAACTATTTTCAAGAGTATTTGTACTTGGATTATCCTTTATTGTGGGCAACACTATTTATTGCCTTAATGCCATCAGTTATAGAGGAGTTGGCTTTTAGAGGCGTCTTGTTTAATGCCTTAAAAGAGGTGACAAGTACTAGGCTTACTATAATAGCGACAGCGTTTTTATTTGCGGTAATTCACTTTTCAATATTTTCTTTTTTATGGATTTTTCCTTTTGGATTATTGTTAGGGTTTTTAAGAAGTCGCTATAACACACTTTGGTTAGGCATGATTATTCACTTTATCCATAATTTTATAATCTTAATGATTGATTATTACAATTTTTATAACTTTTAG
- a CDS encoding OmpA family protein yields MKKTSIALFALVILSSCVSKKKFVALEQEKGQITSELQKTQVEKEELEAKFAKIEARVNEYNSKINNLTDEVGVLTEENQTKFDAVGNKAVISEKAKVGMRETLSRVSPEVMKYVTTLEDSMNMALSLNLKRFVDTTDLDESDDIAISIEETVVMISISDKMLFNSGSYRISKKADKILKKLADVINSEPSLDVMIEGHTDSRTISTDKVADNWDLSVLRATSVVRKLQKDFGVAPEKLIASGRSSYKPVTDNDTSEGRSRNRRTRILILPNIDKFFALMAQQN; encoded by the coding sequence ATGAAAAAAACATCAATAGCCTTATTCGCTTTAGTAATATTGTCATCATGCGTTTCTAAAAAGAAATTTGTCGCATTAGAACAAGAAAAAGGACAAATAACTAGCGAGCTACAAAAGACTCAGGTTGAAAAAGAAGAATTAGAAGCTAAATTTGCAAAAATTGAAGCTAGAGTAAATGAGTATAATTCTAAAATCAATAATCTGACTGATGAAGTAGGTGTTTTAACTGAAGAAAATCAGACTAAATTTGACGCAGTTGGAAACAAAGCTGTTATTTCAGAAAAAGCTAAAGTTGGTATGCGCGAAACTTTAAGTCGTGTTAGTCCAGAAGTAATGAAATATGTTACGACATTAGAAGACTCAATGAACATGGCTTTATCATTAAACTTAAAACGTTTTGTTGACACTACAGATTTAGATGAAAGTGATGATATCGCGATTAGCATCGAGGAAACTGTAGTTATGATATCTATTTCTGATAAAATGCTTTTTAATAGCGGAAGCTACAGAATTAGCAAAAAAGCAGACAAAATATTAAAAAAATTAGCTGACGTTATAAACTCTGAGCCAAGCTTAGATGTTATGATTGAAGGTCATACAGACTCTAGAACAATCAGTACAGATAAAGTAGCTGACAACTGGGATTTAAGTGTATTACGTGCCACTTCTGTAGTTAGAAAACTACAAAAAGACTTTGGTGTTGCACCAGAAAAATTAATTGCATCTGGTAGAAGCAGCTATAAACCAGTTACAGATAACGACACTAGCGAAGGACGTTCTAGAAATAGACGTACGCGTATTTTAATACTGCCTAACATTGATAAGTTTTTTGCTTTAATGGCACAACAAAACTAG